In the Sulfurovum zhangzhouensis genome, one interval contains:
- a CDS encoding L,D-transpeptidase family protein, with protein sequence MQIKLKVLLFASISLLWINGCNKEPVAYGKVDKTPYETKECLRELSCGEEIDKSLLADKIVVYKNKHLMHLYRNGKLVEEFRISLGKNGTKGDKIEKGDYRTPIGNYTIVRKKCDNRLYKSLMISYPNAKDMAEAKKRGVEPGGYITIHGQPKWNADGRGDEYTLAYDWTEGCIAVTNRAMDILWKSIQNGAKIEIYS encoded by the coding sequence ATGCAGATCAAATTAAAAGTTTTGCTTTTCGCATCAATATCATTGCTATGGATCAATGGGTGTAACAAAGAACCTGTAGCTTATGGAAAGGTAGATAAAACACCATATGAAACAAAAGAGTGCTTGCGTGAGCTCTCTTGTGGTGAAGAGATAGATAAGTCTTTATTGGCAGATAAGATCGTGGTGTATAAAAATAAACATCTCATGCATCTTTATCGTAATGGAAAGTTAGTTGAGGAGTTCCGTATTTCACTGGGGAAAAACGGTACAAAAGGGGATAAGATTGAGAAGGGGGACTACCGAACCCCAATTGGCAACTACACCATTGTAAGAAAAAAATGTGACAATAGGCTTTATAAATCATTGATGATATCCTATCCGAATGCAAAGGATATGGCGGAAGCCAAAAAAAGAGGAGTTGAGCCTGGCGGCTACATTACGATTCATGGCCAGCCAAAGTGGAATGCCGATGGAAGAGGTGATGAATATACTTTAGCATATGATTGGACAGAAGGGTGTATCGCAGTTACGAACAGGGCGATGGATATCTTATGGAAATCGATCCAAAACGGAGCAAAGATAGAGATTTATTCATAA
- the recA gene encoding recombinase RecA, whose protein sequence is MAMDANKQKALEMAIKQIDKAFGKGTLMRLGDKEIEPIAAISTGSLGLDMALGIGGIPVGRIIEIYGPESSGKTTLSLQTIASAQKEGKICAFIDAEHALDVIYAKNLGVDTDNLLVSQPDFGEQALDVLETLARSAAVDLIVVDSVAALTPKTEIEGEMGDQHVGLQARLMSQALRKLTAILHKTNTTVIFINQIRMKIGTMGYGSPETTTGGNALKFYCSVRIDVRRIATLKQGESQIGNRVKAKVVKNKVAPPFRQAEFDIMFGEGISAEGELIDYGVKLDIIDKSGAWFSYDTEKLGQGKENAKLTLKDNAELRAEIEGKIKEALGFSTILSSDEGEVAE, encoded by the coding sequence ATGGCAATGGATGCAAACAAACAAAAAGCATTGGAAATGGCGATCAAGCAGATCGATAAAGCTTTTGGTAAAGGTACCTTGATGAGGCTTGGAGATAAAGAGATCGAGCCTATCGCGGCGATAAGTACAGGCTCATTGGGTCTTGATATGGCTTTAGGGATTGGTGGTATTCCTGTAGGTAGGATCATTGAGATCTATGGTCCTGAGTCATCAGGGAAAACAACGCTTTCCCTCCAGACAATTGCTTCTGCTCAAAAAGAGGGAAAGATCTGTGCCTTTATTGATGCGGAACATGCACTTGATGTTATCTATGCTAAGAATCTTGGCGTAGATACAGATAACCTGTTGGTCTCTCAGCCGGATTTCGGAGAGCAAGCATTAGATGTACTGGAAACACTTGCACGTTCAGCTGCAGTAGATCTGATCGTTGTAGACTCAGTAGCCGCTTTGACACCAAAAACAGAGATCGAAGGAGAGATGGGAGATCAGCATGTAGGACTTCAGGCACGTTTGATGTCTCAAGCCCTTCGTAAACTGACAGCGATCCTTCATAAAACTAACACAACGGTGATCTTTATTAACCAGATCCGTATGAAAATTGGAACGATGGGGTATGGAAGCCCTGAAACAACAACTGGTGGTAATGCACTGAAGTTTTACTGTTCGGTACGTATCGATGTGAGACGTATTGCAACGCTTAAGCAAGGTGAATCACAGATAGGAAACCGGGTAAAAGCAAAAGTAGTCAAAAACAAAGTAGCACCTCCATTTAGACAAGCAGAGTTTGACATTATGTTTGGAGAAGGGATTTCTGCAGAAGGAGAATTGATCGACTATGGTGTAAAACTTGACATTATCGATAAGTCAGGGGCATGGTTCAGTTATGATACTGAAAAACTCGGTCAAGGTAAAGAGAATGCGAAACTGACACTTAAAGATAATGCTGAACTACGTGCTGAGATCGAAGGTAAGATCAAAGAAGCACTAGGATTCAGTACAATCCTTTCTTCTGATGAAGGTGAGGTGGCGGAGTAA
- a CDS encoding UDP-N-acetylmuramate dehydrogenase — protein sequence MYTKVIDFSKYSSIKVGQPTDVLVLEKGDKIPHDRYLIGGANNLLVSPTPPPLMMLSKDFATITQEDNLLTIGAATPTGRIVSYARKHNIAGFEFCAKLPGTLGGMLAMNAGVKEYEIFNILHSVKINGNWIDAKDIEHGYRYAKLNGIATEARFEIKEGFSQILLDTLLSLRTNQPPQPSAGSVFKNPDGDYAGRLIEAVGLKGMKKGNMQWSSMHANFLVNLGNGTFEDAIYLIRLAKEEVKKVFGITLIEEVKIL from the coding sequence GTGTACACCAAGGTTATAGATTTTTCAAAATACTCCAGTATCAAAGTAGGACAACCAACAGATGTTCTGGTATTGGAAAAAGGCGATAAGATTCCTCATGACCGATATCTCATCGGTGGGGCAAATAACCTTCTTGTCTCACCGACTCCTCCTCCTCTAATGATGCTTAGCAAGGATTTTGCCACCATCACACAAGAGGATAATTTACTAACTATCGGGGCAGCTACCCCTACAGGACGTATTGTTTCCTATGCCAGAAAACATAATATTGCCGGCTTTGAGTTCTGTGCAAAACTGCCTGGGACACTTGGTGGGATGCTGGCGATGAATGCCGGAGTCAAAGAGTATGAAATATTTAATATACTTCACTCAGTCAAAATAAACGGAAATTGGATCGATGCCAAAGATATCGAACATGGATACCGCTATGCAAAACTTAACGGTATTGCTACAGAAGCGAGGTTTGAGATCAAAGAAGGATTTAGTCAAATACTTTTAGATACCCTTCTTTCCTTACGAACCAACCAGCCTCCCCAACCAAGCGCCGGTTCTGTATTTAAAAATCCCGATGGTGATTATGCTGGCCGACTTATTGAAGCTGTCGGATTAAAAGGGATGAAAAAAGGGAATATGCAATGGAGCTCCATGCATGCAAACTTTCTGGTTAATCTAGGCAACGGCACCTTCGAAGATGCCATTTACCTTATCAGGCTTGCAAAAGAAGAAGTAAAAAAAGTATTTGGTATCACCTTAATAGAAGAGGTGAAAATTCTTTAA
- a CDS encoding DUF1566 domain-containing protein: MRRIFISSALLSAALLMAGGKITPEDIPELVPAVEAPTSDCSKNTVYTDTETHLMWQDEAYTDAEDGAFKNNGIIGKAGNFQHAAGYCDGLFYAGHSDWRLPTSDELMELHRKPGQVFTNFRGEDFWTSTPAEMGKYYVVYPADAYRYEKKANESNYIRCVRCIKEN; this comes from the coding sequence ATGAGAAGGATTTTTATATCATCAGCTTTGCTTTCAGCTGCTTTACTTATGGCAGGAGGAAAAATTACACCAGAGGATATTCCTGAACTAGTACCTGCAGTAGAAGCTCCAACAAGTGATTGTTCTAAAAATACTGTTTATACAGATACAGAAACTCATTTGATGTGGCAGGATGAAGCTTATACAGATGCAGAAGACGGTGCATTTAAGAATAATGGAATTATAGGAAAAGCAGGAAATTTTCAACATGCAGCCGGTTACTGTGATGGCCTTTTTTATGCAGGGCACTCAGATTGGAGACTACCAACTTCAGATGAGCTGATGGAATTACATAGAAAGCCAGGACAAGTATTTACCAACTTCAGAGGTGAAGACTTCTGGACATCGACACCTGCAGAAATGGGAAAATATTATGTTGTGTATCCTGCAGATGCATATCGTTATGAGAAAAAAGCTAATGAAAGCAACTATATTAGATGTGTACGTTGTATAAAGGAAAATTAA
- a CDS encoding menaquinone biosynthesis family protein has protein sequence MNPIQLAHSPDADDIFMYYAINFGWVDTKDYQFENIGLDIETLNEEALRGTYDVSAISFGMYPLIKDDYALLRTAVSFGEGYGPKLIRRKDKKLKRNFKVALSGKYTTNAMLFRIYYPQARPVYMNFLEIEEAVVNGTVDAGVLIHESILDFDESLEVEKEVWDIWGELAGEGLPLPLGGMAIRRSLPLNRAIEIENILIDGVKVANLRKKELCARLEKDALVRISDKMLEKYLDMYASDESIELSKLQIKALDKLFEIGYKHGLWEFPIKTEDYLIPREYETLRNS, from the coding sequence ATGAATCCTATCCAACTAGCCCATTCACCTGATGCCGATGATATCTTTATGTACTATGCAATCAATTTTGGCTGGGTGGATACCAAAGATTATCAATTTGAAAATATCGGATTGGATATTGAAACACTTAATGAAGAAGCATTGAGAGGTACTTATGATGTCAGTGCGATCAGTTTTGGTATGTACCCTCTGATCAAAGATGACTATGCCTTGCTTCGTACTGCAGTAAGTTTTGGAGAGGGGTATGGGCCTAAATTGATACGTCGTAAAGATAAAAAACTCAAACGTAATTTTAAGGTCGCCCTATCTGGAAAATATACGACGAATGCTATGCTCTTTCGTATCTACTATCCACAAGCACGTCCAGTTTACATGAACTTTCTCGAGATCGAAGAGGCCGTCGTCAACGGTACGGTCGATGCAGGTGTTTTGATCCACGAGTCAATCCTTGATTTTGATGAGAGCCTGGAAGTAGAAAAGGAAGTGTGGGATATTTGGGGAGAACTTGCAGGCGAGGGGTTACCTTTGCCCCTTGGAGGTATGGCAATACGCAGAAGCCTCCCGCTTAACCGGGCAATAGAGATAGAAAATATTCTCATTGATGGAGTTAAAGTAGCCAATTTGCGCAAAAAGGAGCTTTGTGCCAGGCTTGAAAAAGATGCCCTGGTACGAATCTCAGATAAAATGCTTGAAAAATACCTCGATATGTATGCTTCTGATGAATCGATTGAGCTAAGTAAATTACAAATCAAAGCACTTGATAAGCTTTTTGAAATCGGCTACAAACATGGGCTATGGGAGTTCCCGATCAAAACAGAAGACTATCTCATCCCAAGAGAATACGAAACACTTCGGAATAGTTAA